Proteins from one Deinococcus actinosclerus genomic window:
- a CDS encoding amino acid ABC transporter permease: MTAKPVPPRASQPLGVGALLLWLGGAAAAFLILFWLITLILRQMPDPIGPRADLFVEGARMTLQLTVVSGLIGLIVGTVAGIQKTSALWIVRAPASLFIWLVRGTPLLVQILFVYNALPPLLQAVGIRVELNEFWSAVIALSLNVGAYNAEVIRAGILAVPRGQTEAARSLGLSGAQTMTTVVLPQALRIVVPPLVNNLVALLKDSSLASSIALLELTLAGQRVSSESFLPIPVLTTVASVYLALTTVMTFFTDQLERRLKIASR, translated from the coding sequence GTGACCGCCAAACCCGTGCCTCCCCGCGCCAGTCAGCCCCTGGGCGTGGGCGCGCTGCTGCTGTGGCTGGGGGGGGCGGCCGCCGCGTTCCTGATCCTGTTCTGGCTGATCACACTGATCCTGCGCCAGATGCCCGACCCGATCGGTCCGCGCGCCGACCTGTTCGTGGAGGGCGCCCGCATGACCCTGCAGCTCACGGTGGTCAGCGGCCTGATCGGCCTGATCGTGGGGACCGTCGCGGGCATCCAGAAGACGAGTGCGCTGTGGATCGTGCGGGCGCCTGCCAGCCTGTTCATCTGGCTGGTGCGCGGCACGCCGCTGCTGGTGCAGATCCTGTTCGTGTACAACGCCCTGCCACCCCTGCTGCAGGCCGTCGGCATCCGGGTCGAACTCAACGAGTTCTGGTCCGCCGTGATCGCGCTCTCGCTGAACGTGGGGGCCTACAACGCCGAGGTGATCCGCGCCGGGATCCTGGCGGTGCCGCGCGGGCAGACCGAGGCGGCGCGCAGCCTGGGCCTGAGCGGCGCGCAGACCATGACGACCGTGGTCCTGCCACAGGCGCTGCGGATCGTGGTGCCGCCCCTGGTGAACAACCTCGTGGCGCTGCTCAAGGACTCCTCACTGGCGTCCAGCATCGCGCTGCTGGAACTCACGCTGGCCGGTCAACGGGTCTCGTCCGAGAGCTTCCTGCCCATCCCGGTGCTGACGACCGTGGCCAGCGTGTACCTGGCCCTGACGACCGTGATGACGTTCTTCACCGACCAGCTGGAGCGCCGCTTGAAGATCGCCAGCCGCTGA
- a CDS encoding ABC transporter substrate-binding protein: MKKVALTLAALTLLTAAQARTWAEIKQSGTIKIATEGAFPPFNLLKGKELTGFEVDLANALAKGLGLKVQWVTQPFDNLLIGLGQDRYDFVIASHGITPERLKAVDFTNPHYCTGGAVVTKPGGPMNAAALRGKTVAVQVGTTYLENVRKVPGLKDVKTFPKDTDAQAALMAGRVDAWVGDKFTGLDLVKAQKGKVVQGDLLFNEKIGMAVKKGNSSLLKELNAALAKALSNGTYAKLSTQYFGTDVRCK; encoded by the coding sequence ATGAAAAAAGTCGCGCTGACCCTCGCTGCCCTGACCCTGCTCACTGCCGCTCAGGCCCGCACTTGGGCGGAGATCAAACAGTCCGGCACCATCAAGATCGCCACCGAGGGCGCCTTCCCGCCCTTCAACCTCCTGAAGGGCAAGGAACTGACCGGCTTCGAGGTCGACCTCGCCAACGCCCTGGCCAAGGGGCTGGGCCTGAAGGTGCAGTGGGTGACGCAGCCCTTCGATAACCTGCTCATCGGCCTGGGGCAGGACCGCTACGACTTCGTGATCGCCAGTCACGGGATCACCCCCGAGCGCCTGAAGGCCGTGGACTTCACGAATCCCCACTACTGCACGGGCGGCGCGGTCGTCACGAAACCCGGCGGACCCATGAACGCCGCCGCGCTCAGGGGCAAGACGGTGGCCGTGCAGGTGGGCACCACCTACCTGGAGAACGTGCGCAAGGTGCCGGGCCTGAAGGACGTCAAGACGTTCCCCAAGGACACCGACGCGCAGGCCGCGCTGATGGCAGGCCGCGTGGACGCCTGGGTGGGCGACAAGTTCACGGGCCTGGACCTTGTCAAGGCGCAGAAGGGCAAGGTCGTGCAGGGTGACCTGCTGTTCAACGAGAAGATCGGCATGGCCGTGAAGAAGGGCAACAGCAGCCTGCTCAAGGAGCTGAACGCCGCGCTCGCCAAGGCCCTGAGCAACGGCACCTACGCGAAGCTGAGCACGCAGTACTTCGGCACCGACGTGCGCTGCAAGTAA
- a CDS encoding ABC transporter ATP-binding protein — MAEVILEHINKRYGTKHHAVKDFNLHIQDREFMVFVGPSGCGKSTTLRMIAGLEDISDGILKIGDRVVNDVPPKDRDIAMVFQNYALYPHMNVYENMAFGLKLRKTPKEEIDKRVREAAKILQIEHLLGRKPKELSGGQRQRVAMGRAIVREPKVFLMDEPLSNLDAKLRVEMRSQISQLHRRLGATIVYVTHDQVEAMTLGNRIVVMRDGVIMQVDTPMNLYDFPQNKFVAGFIGSPSMNFLTGRVQNGEFVIGENRVGAMGRLGQSLKAYEGKDVLMGIRPEHLGMVGMTDIPRGSNVLRGQVVVVEPLGAQTDLIIDVAGQNITAKVEGQANVLPGDSIELLVDQTRLHAFDPSSEAAIDRGTPAGTRGQADTPGLGYEYAAPVSAY, encoded by the coding sequence ATGGCAGAAGTGATTCTGGAGCACATCAACAAGCGCTACGGCACGAAGCACCACGCGGTCAAGGACTTCAACCTGCACATCCAGGACCGCGAGTTCATGGTGTTCGTCGGGCCGTCCGGCTGCGGCAAGTCCACCACCCTGCGCATGATCGCGGGCCTGGAGGACATCAGTGACGGCATCCTGAAGATCGGCGACCGCGTCGTGAACGACGTGCCGCCCAAGGACCGCGACATCGCGATGGTCTTCCAGAACTACGCGCTGTACCCGCACATGAACGTGTACGAGAACATGGCCTTCGGCCTGAAGCTCCGCAAGACGCCCAAGGAAGAGATCGACAAGCGCGTGCGTGAAGCCGCGAAGATCCTCCAGATCGAGCACCTGCTGGGCCGCAAGCCCAAGGAACTCTCGGGCGGTCAGCGTCAGCGCGTGGCGATGGGCCGCGCGATCGTGCGCGAGCCGAAGGTGTTCCTGATGGACGAGCCGCTCTCGAACCTGGACGCCAAGCTGCGCGTCGAGATGCGCTCGCAGATCAGCCAGCTGCACCGCCGCCTGGGTGCCACGATCGTGTACGTGACGCACGACCAGGTGGAGGCCATGACGCTCGGCAACCGCATCGTGGTCATGCGCGACGGCGTGATCATGCAGGTCGACACGCCCATGAACCTGTACGACTTCCCGCAGAACAAGTTCGTGGCGGGCTTCATCGGCAGCCCCAGCATGAACTTCCTGACCGGCCGCGTGCAGAACGGCGAGTTCGTGATCGGCGAGAACCGCGTCGGCGCCATGGGCCGCCTCGGCCAGAGCCTGAAGGCCTACGAGGGCAAGGACGTCCTGATGGGCATCCGCCCCGAGCACCTGGGCATGGTCGGCATGACCGACATCCCGCGCGGCTCGAACGTCCTGCGCGGTCAGGTGGTCGTGGTGGAGCCGCTGGGCGCCCAGACGGACCTGATCATCGACGTGGCCGGGCAGAACATCACCGCGAAGGTTGAGGGACAGGCGAACGTCCTCCCCGGCGACAGCATCGAACTGCTCGTCGACCAGACCCGCCTGCACGCCTTCGACCCCAGCAGCGAGGCCGCCATCGACCGCGGCACGCCCGCCGGCACGCGCGGTCAGGCCGACACCCCCGGCCTGGGCTACGAGTACGCCGCGCCCGTCAGCGCCTACTGA
- a CDS encoding PilT/PilU family type 4a pilus ATPase translates to MTLDELLREMVGRRASDVHLQAGSPPMGRIDGQLVPFGTQPLMPPDTALLAQSLMNADQWDDFTYRNELDLAYSVSGLGRFRCNVFRQRGAVGVVMRIVSDSIPGFEALGLPADVMRGLAEHARGLILVTGPTGAGKSTTLSSLVDHINRSYAHNIITIEDPIEILHKNRKSIVVQREVGSDTRDFRTALKFAMRQDPDVIMIGEMRDKETVEAALSAAQTGHLVLSTLHTQDAVRSVNRIIDFFPPFEREQVRLQLAESLVGIVSQRLLRRADGLGRVLGLEVLLNTPLIQEYIKDENKTPLIKDALIEDNIRGMHTFDQHLVQLYRNTLITMDEALSAATSPHELKLMVTRSGVTF, encoded by the coding sequence GTGACCCTCGACGAACTGCTGCGCGAGATGGTGGGCCGCCGCGCGAGCGACGTGCACCTCCAGGCGGGCAGTCCGCCCATGGGCCGCATCGACGGGCAGCTGGTGCCGTTCGGGACGCAGCCGCTGATGCCACCCGACACGGCGCTGCTGGCGCAGTCCCTGATGAACGCCGACCAGTGGGACGACTTCACCTACCGCAACGAACTGGACCTCGCGTACAGCGTCTCCGGTCTGGGACGGTTCCGCTGCAACGTCTTCCGGCAGCGCGGCGCGGTGGGCGTGGTCATGCGCATCGTGTCGGACTCCATTCCGGGCTTCGAGGCCCTGGGTCTCCCGGCGGACGTCATGCGCGGCCTGGCGGAGCATGCGCGCGGCCTGATCCTGGTGACCGGGCCGACCGGGGCGGGCAAGAGCACCACGCTCTCCAGCCTGGTGGACCACATCAACCGCTCGTACGCGCACAACATCATCACCATCGAGGATCCCATCGAGATCCTGCACAAGAACCGCAAGAGCATCGTGGTGCAGCGCGAGGTCGGGTCGGACACCCGGGACTTCCGCACCGCCCTGAAGTTCGCCATGCGTCAGGACCCGGACGTGATCATGATCGGCGAGATGCGCGACAAGGAGACCGTCGAGGCGGCCCTGAGCGCCGCGCAGACCGGTCACCTGGTGCTCAGCACGCTGCACACGCAGGACGCGGTGCGCAGCGTGAACCGCATCATCGACTTCTTCCCGCCCTTCGAGCGCGAGCAGGTGCGCCTGCAACTTGCCGAGTCGCTGGTGGGGATCGTCAGTCAGCGGCTGCTGCGCCGCGCCGACGGGCTGGGCCGCGTGCTGGGGCTGGAAGTGCTGTTGAACACGCCCCTGATCCAGGAGTACATCAAGGACGAGAACAAGACGCCGCTGATCAAGGACGCCCTGATCGAGGACAACATCCGCGGCATGCACACCTTTGATCAGCATCTGGTGCAGCTGTACCGCAACACCCTGATCACCATGGACGAGGCCCTGAGCGCCGCGACCAGTCCGCACGAACTGAAACTGATGGTAACCCGCAGCGGCGTGACCTTCTGA
- the panC gene encoding pantoate--beta-alanine ligase, with translation MGYLHEGHASLIRAARAAAGPDGLVVVSVFVNPMQFGPNEDLARYPRDLERDLGVAGEAGADVLFHPEVSTMYPEGYSTSVTVSGVSDGLDGAARPGHFTGVATVVLKLLNLVRPDVALFGEKDWQQLAVIRRMVRDLNVGVEIRGVPTVRAASGLALSSRNSYLSAEQAARAAVLSRALRAVQAAYAAGERSAAALEAAGRAALAGEDELTLEYLTVVGGDMQAREIVDNDPMNRVLVAARLFGVRLIDNMPLAPGAA, from the coding sequence ATGGGCTACCTGCACGAGGGGCACGCCAGCCTGATCCGCGCGGCGCGCGCGGCGGCCGGGCCGGACGGGCTGGTGGTGGTCAGCGTGTTCGTGAACCCCATGCAGTTCGGCCCGAACGAGGATCTGGCCCGCTACCCGCGCGATCTGGAGCGCGACCTGGGCGTGGCGGGCGAGGCCGGCGCGGACGTGCTGTTCCACCCGGAGGTGAGCACCATGTACCCCGAGGGCTACAGCACCAGCGTGACCGTGAGCGGCGTCAGTGACGGTCTGGACGGCGCGGCCCGCCCCGGGCACTTCACGGGCGTGGCGACGGTCGTGCTCAAGCTGCTCAATCTGGTGCGGCCCGACGTGGCGCTGTTCGGTGAGAAGGACTGGCAGCAGCTGGCCGTGATCCGGCGCATGGTGCGCGACCTGAACGTCGGGGTGGAGATCCGGGGGGTGCCCACGGTGCGCGCCGCGTCGGGGCTGGCCCTGAGCAGCCGCAACAGCTACCTGAGCGCCGAGCAGGCCGCGCGGGCGGCCGTGCTGTCGCGCGCGCTGCGGGCCGTGCAGGCCGCGTACGCGGCGGGCGAGCGGTCCGCGGCCGCACTGGAGGCCGCCGGGCGCGCCGCGCTGGCCGGGGAAGACGAGCTGACCCTGGAGTACCTCACGGTCGTCGGGGGGGATATGCAGGCGCGGGAAATCGTGGACAATGACCCCATGAACCGCGTCTTGGTGGCGGCCCGCCTGTTCGGGGTGCGCCTGATCGACAACATGCCGCTCGCCCCGGGTGCCGCGTGA
- a CDS encoding phage holin family protein has translation MGFVLRLLVSALALYLLTRVYGGVSFAPGADVLSVVIAALVMGIVNALVRPVLLLLSLPVNILTLGLFTLVVNGVVLWLVAAATALNVNGFGAAIVGAVVLAVISWVLDALVSALGLERRQ, from the coding sequence ATGGGTTTCGTTCTTCGGTTGCTGGTCAGTGCGCTGGCCCTGTACCTCCTGACCCGCGTGTACGGCGGCGTGAGTTTCGCGCCGGGCGCGGACGTGCTGAGCGTGGTGATCGCGGCGCTGGTCATGGGGATCGTGAACGCGCTGGTGCGGCCGGTGCTGCTGCTGCTGTCGCTGCCGGTGAACATCCTGACGCTGGGCCTGTTCACGCTGGTCGTGAATGGCGTGGTGCTGTGGCTGGTGGCCGCCGCGACCGCCCTGAACGTGAACGGTTTCGGCGCGGCGATCGTCGGCGCGGTGGTGCTGGCCGTGATCTCCTGGGTGCTGGACGCCCTGGTCAGCGCGCTGGGTCTGGAGCGTCGCCAGTGA
- a CDS encoding Hsp20/alpha crystallin family protein, translating into MNEPVLARLQHLMTLREEVESLAGVGPWTPAADWCDGDTHLELHLDVPGVQPGSLELLEEGDTVTVAGQRPEGTRLLHTERPSGTFRRTFTFPEPVMAQSGQATLSGGVLVVKFEKRHPTINVPVRGED; encoded by the coding sequence ATGAACGAGCCGGTGCTGGCGCGACTGCAACACCTCATGACGCTGCGCGAGGAGGTCGAGTCCCTCGCGGGCGTGGGGCCCTGGACGCCCGCTGCCGACTGGTGCGACGGCGACACCCACCTGGAACTGCACCTGGACGTGCCCGGCGTGCAGCCGGGCAGCCTGGAACTGCTGGAGGAGGGCGACACGGTGACCGTGGCCGGGCAGCGCCCGGAGGGGACGCGGCTGCTGCACACCGAGCGGCCCAGCGGGACGTTCCGGCGGACCTTCACCTTCCCGGAGCCCGTCATGGCGCAGTCCGGGCAGGCGACCCTCAGCGGCGGGGTGCTCGTCGTGAAGTTCGAGAAACGCCACCCCACCATCAACGTGCCGGTGCGCGGCGAGGACTGA
- the miaA gene encoding tRNA (adenosine(37)-N6)-dimethylallyltransferase MiaA has protein sequence MPHESRPIPILTAPTAAGKSALALAAARAAGAEIISADAFTVYRGLDIGTAKPDAAERTQVPHHLIDVADVTEPFDVARFVTLAEAAIRDVLARGRTPLVVGGTGFYLQGLMSGLPQTPPSDPQVRAQVEAELEARGLEALLAGIAATDPAEAARMERNPRRVVRAVEVYRRTGRYPGAFGRSEPAFTYAPIAFTRAPQELEARVHARTLEMFRRGWAPEAAWLADRLDPALEPRPTAWQTLGYREALAVARGTLGVPEAAAQITLATRQYAKRQLTFIRTQLRAPLLSPHEAARHLTRQLAR, from the coding sequence GTGCCGCACGAGTCCCGCCCCATCCCGATCCTGACCGCCCCGACCGCCGCCGGCAAGTCCGCGCTGGCCCTGGCCGCGGCGCGCGCCGCCGGGGCGGAGATCATCAGTGCGGACGCCTTCACGGTGTACCGGGGGCTGGACATCGGCACGGCCAAACCGGACGCGGCCGAGCGGACGCAGGTGCCGCACCACCTGATCGACGTGGCCGACGTGACCGAGCCCTTCGACGTGGCGCGCTTCGTGACCCTGGCCGAGGCCGCCATCCGGGACGTCCTGGCGCGCGGCCGGACCCCGCTGGTCGTGGGGGGCACCGGCTTCTACCTGCAGGGTCTGATGAGTGGCCTGCCGCAGACGCCGCCCAGCGACCCGCAGGTGCGCGCGCAGGTGGAGGCGGAGCTGGAGGCGCGCGGCCTGGAGGCCCTGCTGGCCGGGATCGCTGCGACCGATCCGGCCGAGGCGGCGCGCATGGAACGCAATCCCCGCCGCGTGGTGCGCGCCGTGGAGGTCTACCGCCGCACCGGCCGGTACCCGGGGGCGTTCGGCCGCAGCGAACCGGCCTTCACGTACGCGCCCATCGCGTTCACGCGCGCGCCGCAGGAGCTCGAGGCCCGCGTGCACGCCCGCACGCTGGAGATGTTCCGCCGGGGCTGGGCGCCGGAGGCCGCGTGGCTGGCCGACCGGCTCGACCCGGCGCTGGAACCGCGCCCCACCGCGTGGCAGACCCTGGGCTACCGCGAGGCGCTGGCGGTCGCGCGCGGCACCCTGGGCGTGCCGGAGGCCGCCGCGCAGATCACGCTCGCCACCCGGCAGTACGCCAAGCGGCAGCTCACCTTCATCCGCACCCAGCTGCGCGCCCCGCTGTTAAGCCCGCATGAAGCCGCGCGGCACCTGACCCGTCAGCTCGCCCGCTAG
- the glgC gene encoding glucose-1-phosphate adenylyltransferase, whose amino-acid sequence MKPRVLGMILAGGQGSRLAPLTQKRSKPAVPFGSKYRIIDFAINNFINSGVFSIYVLTQYKAQSLTEHIQRGWRFGTFLSDYFITLVPAQMYRIEELGPVWYRGTADAVYQNMHLIDNYEADYVAIFSGDHIYKMNVEHMLQKHIETRADVTIAAYPMPQAQAHQFGVMHVDHNWRVTDFLEKPKNPPSIPGQEGTSLTSMGNYIFSRRALEELLETNMGGGEAGFDFGGDVIPRALSDGYNVMAYDFHHNPIPGQAGPNTYWRDVGTLDAYFEANMDLVSVNPEFDIYNPQWPLRTSSEFSPPAKFVHESDGRKGQAFNSIMAGGTIISGGTVRDSVLGRNVRTHSYSLVESCVLFDDVEVGRHAHLRNCIVDKNVVIPPGMKIGLNAEEDREHGFNVTDSGVVVVPKGYTF is encoded by the coding sequence ATGAAACCACGCGTTCTGGGAATGATCCTCGCGGGCGGACAGGGCAGTCGCCTGGCCCCGCTGACGCAGAAGCGCAGCAAGCCGGCCGTGCCGTTCGGCAGCAAGTACCGCATCATCGACTTCGCGATCAACAACTTCATCAACAGCGGTGTGTTCTCCATCTACGTGCTCACGCAGTACAAGGCGCAGAGCCTCACCGAGCACATCCAGCGCGGCTGGCGCTTCGGGACGTTCCTCAGCGACTACTTCATCACGCTGGTCCCCGCCCAGATGTACCGCATCGAGGAACTCGGGCCGGTGTGGTACCGCGGGACCGCCGACGCCGTGTACCAGAACATGCACCTCATCGACAACTACGAGGCCGACTACGTCGCCATCTTCAGCGGCGATCACATCTACAAGATGAACGTCGAGCACATGCTGCAAAAGCACATCGAAACCCGCGCGGACGTGACCATCGCCGCCTACCCGATGCCGCAGGCGCAGGCGCACCAGTTCGGCGTGATGCACGTCGATCACAACTGGCGCGTCACGGACTTCCTGGAAAAACCCAAGAACCCGCCCAGCATTCCGGGGCAGGAGGGTACCAGCCTGACGAGTATGGGCAACTACATCTTCTCGCGCCGCGCGCTGGAGGAACTGCTCGAGACGAACATGGGCGGCGGCGAGGCAGGCTTCGACTTCGGCGGTGACGTGATCCCCCGCGCCCTGAGCGACGGCTACAACGTCATGGCCTACGACTTCCACCACAACCCCATCCCCGGTCAGGCCGGTCCGAACACCTACTGGCGCGACGTGGGGACGCTGGACGCCTATTTCGAGGCGAACATGGACCTGGTCAGCGTGAACCCCGAGTTCGACATCTACAACCCGCAGTGGCCGCTGCGCACCAGCAGCGAGTTCTCCCCGCCCGCCAAGTTCGTCCACGAGAGCGACGGCCGCAAGGGGCAGGCTTTCAACTCGATCATGGCCGGCGGCACGATCATCAGCGGCGGCACCGTCCGCGACAGTGTCCTGGGGCGCAACGTGCGCACCCACTCGTATTCGCTGGTGGAAAGCTGCGTCCTGTTCGACGACGTGGAGGTCGGCCGACACGCCCACCTGCGCAACTGCATCGTGGACAAGAACGTGGTGATCCCGCCCGGCATGAAGATCGGCCTGAACGCGGAAGAGGACCGCGAACACGGGTTCAACGTCACCGACAGCGGCGTGGTCGTGGTGCCGAAGGGCTACACCTTCTGA
- a CDS encoding MraY family glycosyltransferase → MESIRSIAAQLGIADLTGRGFLSVLITFVSAGVFTWFFIPRLRDFAIQVGWADQPNERRLNKEPLPNAGGLAIYGGFIVSIILAWALRPIAVDIVNIQVLAILLGASMLVLVGFIDDQYGLSPVTRLLVQTLAAVLLLVNDLRIDFNAIPFLPVLPDAVNQPLSSLVTVLWVVGLTNAVNLLDGVDGVVGGVAFVASFVLLATAAQFPDRAAAVVLLAGLSGAALGYLRHNFNPSRIIMGDAGSTLFGYTLAAVSLLGTLKFSAGASLIVPLIVLALPLVDTTQVVIGRLARGIRNPLRHPDKTHIHHRVLARTSSARRTAVILWLIALACGAVGMSLQGLRVQAIAGTIAAAMLCLLFVAYRRVRARNLELAQTGEGDDE, encoded by the coding sequence ATGGAGTCGATCCGTTCAATTGCCGCCCAACTGGGCATCGCCGACCTGACCGGACGGGGCTTCCTCAGTGTCCTGATCACCTTCGTCAGCGCCGGGGTGTTCACCTGGTTCTTCATCCCGCGCCTGCGTGACTTCGCCATCCAGGTCGGCTGGGCCGACCAGCCCAACGAACGCCGCCTGAACAAGGAGCCCCTGCCCAACGCCGGGGGGCTCGCCATCTACGGCGGGTTCATCGTGAGCATCATCCTGGCGTGGGCGCTGCGGCCCATCGCGGTGGACATCGTGAACATCCAGGTGCTCGCGATCCTGCTGGGGGCGTCCATGCTGGTGCTGGTCGGGTTCATCGACGACCAGTACGGCCTCTCGCCCGTCACGCGCCTGCTCGTGCAGACGCTCGCGGCGGTGCTGCTGCTGGTCAACGACCTGCGGATCGACTTCAACGCCATTCCCTTCCTGCCGGTGCTGCCGGACGCCGTGAACCAGCCGCTGAGCAGCCTGGTCACGGTCCTGTGGGTGGTGGGCCTCACGAACGCCGTGAACCTCCTCGACGGCGTGGACGGCGTGGTGGGGGGCGTGGCCTTCGTGGCCAGCTTCGTGCTGCTCGCCACCGCCGCGCAGTTCCCGGACCGCGCCGCGGCCGTCGTGCTGCTGGCGGGGCTGTCCGGCGCGGCCCTGGGGTACCTGCGGCACAACTTCAATCCCAGCCGCATCATCATGGGGGACGCGGGCAGCACCCTCTTCGGCTACACCCTGGCCGCCGTGAGCCTGCTGGGCACCCTGAAGTTCAGTGCGGGCGCCAGCCTGATCGTGCCGCTGATCGTGCTGGCGCTGCCGCTGGTGGACACCACCCAGGTGGTCATCGGCCGGCTGGCGCGCGGCATCCGCAACCCGCTGCGCCACCCCGACAAGACCCACATCCACCACCGCGTGCTGGCCCGCACGAGCAGCGCCCGCCGCACCGCCGTGATCCTGTGGCTGATCGCGCTGGCCTGCGGCGCGGTCGGGATGAGCCTCCAGGGCCTGCGCGTGCAGGCGATCGCCGGTACCATCGCGGCCGCCATGCTCTGTCTGCTGTTCGTGGCGTACCGCCGCGTCCGCGCCCGCAACCTCGAACTCGCCCAGACCGGAGAGGGAGACGACGAATGA
- the wecB gene encoding non-hydrolyzing UDP-N-acetylglucosamine 2-epimerase: MKKIVLAFGTRPEATKMAPVYRAVEAQSGLTPLILSTGQQRQMLDGALGVFGLVPDRDLNVMTDRQTLADLTARIVPQAGRTLREMGADMVLVHGDTSTSFCVALSAFYEGIPVGHVEAGLRSGSLREPFPEEANRRLTGVLSTLDFAPTAGSKANLLREGKAAEGIVVTGQTAVDAVREVAGRVPLRAGWQARVDAGQPLVTVTMHRRENQPVMREMAQALARVAQAHPDHHFIYPVHLSPAVQEAVRPALAGVPNFELTDPLDYSDMAPLMAASRLLATDSGGLQEEGAALGVPVAVLRNVTERPEGVEAGVLRLAGNDPAQLEAILNALLDQEATLAAMRAARNPYGDGQAARRIAQAIAWHFGLADRPADWS; encoded by the coding sequence ATGAAGAAGATTGTTCTGGCCTTCGGGACGCGACCCGAGGCCACCAAGATGGCCCCCGTGTACCGCGCCGTGGAGGCCCAGAGCGGCCTGACGCCCCTGATCCTCTCGACCGGGCAGCAGCGGCAGATGCTCGACGGCGCGCTGGGTGTGTTCGGTCTGGTCCCCGACCGGGACCTGAACGTCATGACCGACCGGCAGACCCTCGCCGACCTGACCGCGCGGATCGTGCCGCAGGCCGGGCGCACCCTGCGCGAGATGGGCGCGGACATGGTCCTCGTCCATGGGGACACGAGTACGAGCTTCTGCGTGGCCCTGAGCGCCTTCTACGAGGGCATCCCGGTCGGACACGTCGAGGCGGGGCTGCGCAGCGGCAGCCTGCGTGAACCCTTCCCCGAGGAAGCCAACCGCCGCCTGACCGGGGTGCTGTCCACCCTGGACTTCGCGCCCACGGCCGGCAGCAAGGCCAACCTGCTGCGCGAGGGCAAGGCGGCCGAGGGCATCGTGGTGACCGGGCAGACCGCCGTGGACGCCGTGCGCGAGGTGGCCGGGCGCGTGCCCCTGCGCGCCGGGTGGCAGGCCCGCGTGGACGCCGGCCAGCCCCTCGTGACCGTCACCATGCACCGCCGCGAGAACCAGCCCGTGATGCGCGAGATGGCCCAGGCGCTCGCCCGCGTGGCGCAGGCCCACCCGGATCACCACTTCATCTACCCGGTGCACCTCTCGCCCGCCGTGCAGGAGGCGGTGCGTCCGGCCCTGGCGGGCGTGCCCAACTTCGAGCTGACCGATCCCCTCGACTACAGCGACATGGCGCCCCTGATGGCCGCCTCACGCCTGCTCGCGACCGACAGCGGCGGCCTGCAGGAGGAGGGCGCCGCGCTGGGCGTGCCGGTCGCGGTGCTGCGCAACGTCACCGAGCGGCCCGAGGGGGTCGAGGCCGGCGTCCTGCGCCTCGCCGGGAACGACCCGGCGCAGCTGGAAGCCATCCTGAACGCCCTGCTGGATCAGGAGGCGACCCTGGCGGCCATGCGCGCCGCCCGCAACCCCTACGGCGACGGTCAGGCCGCGCGGCGCATCGCGCAGGCCATCGCGTGGCACTTCGGGCTGGCGGATCGGCCGGCCGACTGGAGCTGA